In Bdellovibrionales bacterium, a genomic segment contains:
- a CDS encoding TlpA family protein disulfide reductase, which yields MSLIFGLWLLFAFVRSSQDILSGSLLENSKELIGQRLELKELADMLQDQRIAQPGMSLLLVFWSTTCAPCLEELPQLSAKPDVVVVPINTDRKDFLVDAERVAKILAPQFRFISDAEGYVQKQFKIKFVPTHVSIDPSGIIQDIRIGKTR from the coding sequence TTGAGTCTGATTTTTGGTCTGTGGTTGCTTTTTGCATTCGTCAGGTCCTCTCAAGATATCTTATCGGGTTCTCTCCTGGAAAACTCAAAAGAGCTCATCGGCCAGAGGCTTGAACTTAAAGAGCTTGCTGACATGCTTCAGGACCAAAGAATAGCCCAGCCCGGGATGTCCTTGTTGTTGGTCTTCTGGTCCACCACTTGTGCTCCTTGCTTAGAGGAACTTCCGCAGTTGAGCGCCAAGCCCGATGTGGTGGTGGTCCCTATTAATACCGATCGAAAGGATTTTCTGGTGGATGCGGAAAGGGTGGCAAAAATTCTCGCCCCTCAGTTTCGTTTTATCAGCGATGCGGAAGGGTATGTCCAAAAGCAATTTAAGATTAAATTTGTCCCGACTCATGTATCCATCGATCCGAGTGGGATTATTCAGGACATTCGGATCGGGAAAACTCGCTAA